One Chitinophagales bacterium genomic window carries:
- a CDS encoding hydrolase Nlp/P60 gives MEYGICRLSMIPLRKEPGHKSEMVTQLLFGETYEVISRKNDWLSIKSTYDDYTGWIARNQHAPCSKAYYLELCQNRQPVALDIVSMALSSERQLPVLIGSTLPAFDGMNFRLGSEKFVYNGQAIIHENNNGFNREKILEKCALKFLHAPYLWGGRTPFGIDCSGFTQVVFKLLDVRLKRDAYQQAISGFDVPFAETANEGDLAFFEDKEGKITHVGIVLKNKRIIHASGKVRIDPFDAYGIYNPETRKYSHKLKMIKRIF, from the coding sequence ATGGAATACGGAATATGTCGCCTCAGCATGATCCCTCTCAGAAAAGAACCCGGTCATAAAAGCGAGATGGTTACCCAGTTATTGTTCGGAGAAACCTATGAAGTTATTTCCAGAAAAAACGATTGGCTAAGCATTAAAAGTACGTATGATGATTATACCGGATGGATAGCCAGAAACCAGCATGCCCCCTGTAGCAAGGCTTATTATCTTGAGCTCTGTCAAAACCGTCAACCTGTAGCACTGGACATAGTGTCTATGGCGCTGAGTTCAGAACGCCAGCTTCCGGTGCTCATTGGCAGCACGTTGCCGGCTTTTGACGGAATGAATTTTCGTTTGGGCAGTGAAAAGTTTGTTTACAACGGCCAAGCCATTATACACGAAAACAACAATGGCTTTAACAGAGAAAAAATTCTGGAAAAGTGTGCTTTGAAATTTTTACACGCCCCATACCTTTGGGGAGGCCGCACTCCCTTTGGCATTGATTGTTCAGGATTTACTCAGGTAGTATTCAAGTTGCTGGATGTGCGCTTAAAACGTGACGCCTACCAGCAGGCCATTTCAGGCTTTGATGTACCATTTGCCGAAACTGCTAATGAGGGTGACCTGGCTTTTTTTGAAGACAAAGAAGGCAAAATTACACACGTAGGTATCGTACTCAAGAATAAGCGTATTATTCATGCTTCCGGCAAAGTGCGCATTGATCCGTTTGACGCCTATGGCATTTACAACCCCGAAACGAGAAAATATTCCCACAAGCTTAAAATGATTAAGAGAATTTTTTAG
- a CDS encoding oxidoreductase: MIDNSAIDLTDEADFVIVGCGAAGAVCAWWLTAAGKSVILIEEGPPPRPAPGDALEALSTLYRDGGALAAIGEDVMPLLQGRCIGGSTYINGAIQIPFPEKIWQEWVEQDSKWKRLLPWEVLLDAQQWVTDILHVEKTPTHLLGNNGGTMLRVLGSRAEPISRNVKDCQGRGRCLQGCPVQAKQSVDVALIPQAIARGARVYARCEVKKIVVSQRRATGVKARFESGKKLQAHARKAVIMAASAIQTPWLLLSSGIRFYGNGFQCHPGAAMAGLFPHAIFGMPEATQSVHSLHWSEENIKLESLGMPRAFRAARVPGAGKVLAARLQKLDQVALWGVACRAEARGKVLRGPAGPLVYYTLTPRDRQKLLYGLSILAEAMLEAGAQEVWPSVYGAPESITSRQQARAIRQMKPLGGMIPMVATHFFCGVHVREKFQVEGVDGLVIADSSLFPSNIGVNPMTSIMAVAAVVAQSWSEE; the protein is encoded by the coding sequence ATGATTGACAATTCAGCTATAGATCTTACAGATGAAGCCGATTTTGTGATTGTGGGCTGCGGTGCAGCGGGGGCAGTGTGTGCCTGGTGGCTTACTGCTGCCGGTAAAAGCGTCATTCTCATTGAGGAGGGCCCTCCGCCACGCCCGGCTCCGGGAGATGCCTTGGAGGCATTGAGTACACTGTACCGCGATGGGGGAGCACTGGCAGCCATTGGTGAAGACGTGATGCCTTTGCTGCAGGGGCGATGTATTGGCGGTAGCACATATATTAACGGAGCTATTCAAATACCCTTTCCTGAGAAGATATGGCAGGAATGGGTGGAGCAAGACAGTAAATGGAAAAGACTACTACCCTGGGAAGTGTTGCTGGATGCCCAGCAGTGGGTAACCGATATACTGCATGTGGAGAAAACCCCGACCCATCTGCTCGGCAACAACGGGGGCACTATGCTTAGGGTTTTAGGCAGCCGGGCCGAGCCTATCAGCCGAAACGTGAAAGATTGCCAGGGACGGGGCAGATGCCTGCAGGGGTGTCCGGTGCAAGCAAAACAGAGCGTGGATGTAGCTCTCATACCGCAGGCTATTGCCCGTGGAGCGCGCGTATATGCACGCTGTGAGGTAAAAAAAATTGTGGTATCACAAAGAAGGGCTACAGGTGTGAAAGCCCGGTTTGAGAGCGGCAAAAAGTTGCAAGCCCATGCGCGTAAGGCAGTGATTATGGCTGCCAGTGCCATTCAAACTCCCTGGCTTCTGCTCAGCAGTGGAATACGTTTCTATGGCAATGGTTTTCAATGCCATCCGGGAGCTGCCATGGCTGGCCTTTTCCCTCATGCCATCTTCGGCATGCCGGAGGCGACCCAATCGGTGCATAGTCTCCACTGGAGTGAGGAGAATATCAAGTTGGAAAGTCTGGGGATGCCGCGTGCCTTTCGGGCAGCCAGAGTGCCGGGTGCGGGTAAGGTTCTCGCTGCACGGCTGCAGAAGCTCGATCAGGTAGCACTTTGGGGTGTAGCCTGCAGGGCAGAAGCAAGGGGTAAGGTACTGCGGGGTCCTGCAGGTCCGTTAGTCTACTATACGCTTACTCCCCGTGACAGGCAAAAGCTGCTCTATGGTTTGTCCATACTTGCTGAAGCCATGCTGGAAGCAGGGGCGCAGGAAGTATGGCCTTCGGTGTATGGTGCTCCCGAAAGTATCACCTCCCGGCAACAGGCTCGTGCTATACGGCAAATGAAACCGCTAGGCGGAATGATTCCCATGGTAGCCACGCATTTTTTTTGCGGAGTTCACGTAAGAGAAAAATTTCAGGTAGAGGGAGTGGATGGACTGGTCATTGCCGATTCTTCGCTCTTCCCGTCAAACATCGGGGTAAACCCTATGACTTCCATCATGGCCGTTGCAGCAGTGGTTGCCCAATCGTGGAGTGAAGAATAA
- a CDS encoding ATP-dependent helicase HrpB: MFDYRAFNLPVDEVIPEIKNKLATTNTLLLQAPPGAGKSTLIPLALLDAPWLKKKKIVMLEPRRLAAKTIAARMAAMLGEETGATVGYRIRFENKISSATRIEVVTEGVLTRMIQHDNSLEDVALLIFDEFHERNLHADLALALSRETQQILRPDLRIMLMSATLEIPMLSSAIHAAVVESTGKQFPVQIMYGTDADVQALPECTALAVKQIAQQQEGDMLVFLPGQSEIHKCAEVLGKSLKGVSVVPLYGQLSPKEQQFAILPDRSGRRKVVLATNIAETSLTIEGIRIVVDSGFERRAVFDPATGLSRLITTRISRQSADQRAGRAGRLTPGFCYRMWSPATHTRLEQYRPPEMEYADLTRLVLELAHWGNSDVETLTWITHPPATSIQRATELLHHLEALENNRITEHGRHLHRLPTHPRIAHMLIRAQQNNQLPLATDIAPLLEERDPLSGETGIDITLRIEALRRFRKEKNGSARLIQIEKLAAQYRDLFGIEADNGEIYPYEIGELIAYAYPERIGCARPGKQAQFQMANGKMAMVHHQDTLAHEPWLAIAHVSERDNKGKIFLAAPLNPQDLAHMVKTKDLIIWDTRKGGIVAQRELRIGTLVLSSTPLHEPDTDCLIAAICEAIKKEGNLLLKWNEETAQLQNRILSLKTWRAHESWPDMRKETLLLACEKWLAPFLQHVKTTDDLKKLNLKSILLATLTSTQQQQLSRLAPEFVQVPSGSRIPLRYQADGSPPVLSVRLQECFGMKTSPTVNEGQIPVLVELLSPGFKPVQTTRDMSNFWRQTYFEVRKELKQRYPKHYWPDNPEEAEAVRGVKRKSFRP, translated from the coding sequence ATGTTTGATTATCGTGCGTTTAACCTGCCCGTTGATGAGGTAATACCGGAAATAAAAAACAAACTGGCTACTACAAACACACTCCTTCTGCAAGCTCCCCCCGGAGCCGGTAAGAGTACACTCATTCCGCTTGCCTTACTGGATGCTCCCTGGCTAAAGAAAAAAAAAATTGTAATGCTGGAGCCCAGACGTCTTGCCGCAAAAACCATTGCTGCACGTATGGCGGCCATGCTTGGCGAGGAAACGGGAGCTACCGTGGGGTATCGCATAAGATTTGAAAACAAAATATCGTCTGCTACCCGTATCGAGGTCGTTACCGAAGGCGTTCTTACCCGCATGATTCAGCACGACAACAGCCTGGAAGATGTGGCTTTGCTGATTTTTGATGAGTTTCATGAACGGAATCTGCATGCTGACCTTGCCCTGGCTCTGAGTCGTGAAACACAACAGATACTGCGCCCTGACCTGAGAATCATGCTTATGTCTGCCACACTGGAAATTCCCATGCTAAGTTCAGCCATACACGCTGCTGTTGTGGAAAGCACGGGCAAACAATTTCCTGTACAAATTATGTATGGCACTGATGCTGATGTACAGGCTCTCCCCGAGTGCACAGCCCTTGCAGTGAAACAAATTGCCCAACAGCAGGAAGGCGACATGCTGGTTTTTCTGCCAGGTCAATCGGAAATACACAAATGTGCTGAAGTACTCGGCAAATCCTTGAAAGGCGTTAGTGTAGTACCGCTGTATGGCCAGTTATCACCCAAAGAACAACAGTTTGCCATTTTACCAGACAGATCAGGCAGACGGAAAGTCGTACTGGCCACGAACATAGCAGAAACCAGCCTTACTATTGAAGGCATTCGTATTGTAGTAGACAGTGGTTTTGAGCGAAGAGCAGTATTTGACCCAGCTACAGGATTGTCGCGGTTGATTACTACGCGTATATCCAGGCAATCAGCTGATCAGCGCGCCGGAAGAGCCGGACGTCTTACCCCTGGATTCTGTTACCGCATGTGGAGCCCTGCCACACACACACGGCTGGAACAATATCGCCCTCCGGAGATGGAATATGCTGATTTAACACGCCTGGTTCTGGAACTTGCTCACTGGGGCAATAGCGATGTGGAAACGCTCACGTGGATAACTCATCCTCCCGCTACATCTATACAGCGTGCTACGGAGCTTCTGCATCATCTGGAAGCCCTGGAAAATAACCGTATCACTGAACATGGCCGGCATCTCCATCGGTTGCCCACACACCCCCGCATTGCACATATGCTCATCCGCGCACAGCAAAACAATCAGCTTCCCCTTGCCACCGATATTGCTCCGCTGTTGGAAGAGCGTGATCCCCTCTCAGGAGAAACCGGCATTGATATCACCTTGCGGATAGAAGCACTGCGCAGATTCAGAAAAGAAAAAAACGGCAGTGCCCGCCTGATACAAATAGAAAAACTTGCAGCACAATATCGTGATCTCTTCGGTATAGAAGCTGACAATGGGGAAATTTATCCGTATGAAATCGGGGAACTCATTGCCTATGCATACCCTGAACGTATTGGATGCGCTCGCCCGGGCAAACAGGCTCAGTTTCAGATGGCCAACGGAAAAATGGCCATGGTACACCACCAGGATACCCTTGCGCATGAGCCCTGGCTGGCTATTGCCCACGTCAGTGAAAGAGATAACAAGGGTAAAATATTCCTGGCAGCTCCGCTTAACCCGCAGGATCTTGCACATATGGTCAAAACAAAAGATCTCATTATCTGGGATACCCGAAAGGGTGGAATTGTAGCTCAGAGAGAACTGCGTATCGGAACCCTCGTATTATCCAGCACTCCCTTGCATGAACCGGATACTGACTGCCTGATTGCAGCCATCTGCGAGGCCATTAAAAAAGAAGGAAATCTTCTGCTAAAATGGAACGAAGAAACTGCACAGCTGCAAAACCGTATTCTTTCCTTAAAAACATGGCGAGCCCACGAATCCTGGCCGGACATGCGCAAAGAAACACTCCTGCTCGCCTGCGAAAAGTGGCTGGCTCCTTTTCTGCAACATGTAAAAACGACCGATGACCTGAAAAAGCTGAATCTAAAAAGTATTCTGCTGGCTACGCTCACCTCTACCCAGCAACAGCAACTATCCAGGCTCGCCCCGGAGTTTGTGCAAGTGCCTTCCGGCTCCCGCATTCCATTGAGATATCAGGCAGATGGCTCACCTCCGGTGCTCTCGGTGCGTCTGCAGGAATGTTTCGGCATGAAAACTTCTCCTACGGTAAATGAAGGCCAGATACCGGTGCTGGTGGAACTGTTGTCCCCAGGCTTCAAGCCGGTGCAAACCACACGGGATATGAGCAACTTCTGGCGTCAGACTTACTTTGAAGTGCGCAAGGAACTAAAGCAGCGCTATCCCAAACATTACTGGCCGGATAATCCTGAAGAAGCAGAGGCTGTGCGCGGAGTAAAAAGGAAAAGTTTCCGCCCTTGA
- a CDS encoding acyl-CoA dehydrogenase has product MSRFYSRENLRFLLHEVFKAGLLNQREYFKDHTTESMDMMIDAAEALAVNYLRPLLREMDNQPPYLENGRIKVHPAMKGLMQRFGEDGWISMSAPYALGGQQAPFIILQACAFIMAAANYSTMAYPFLTTGAAHLIESFGSAELQQTFIPKMFSGAWQGTMALTEPQAGSSLSDVMTLAQPTDKGYYLMKGQKVFISCGDHDACENIVHLMLARIMGAPVGTKGISLFVVPRLRPEGNELVFNDVHTAGVFHKMGYHGAPIAHLIMGEYNNCRGWLVGEPHKGLGYMFQMMNEARVGVGIQASAIATAAYYNALEYTRVRLQGRNVADKDPAKPQIPIIRHADVKRMLLFQKAIVEGSLALCLQAALYYDLWKTGKGEEAEENFLKLELLTPVVKSYPAEMSILATSAALQCFGGYGYTKDYMAELFYRETRIHTLHEGVTAIHGIDLLGRKVPLQGGRATMLLIQEVMRDIDRSRYSERLESYAIRLEEEVIKLQQITQHLMETAQTEGAEVFLADATLYLELFGIIAVGWQWLKQGYTAEELLKQGSASYTREFLHSKMYALQYFYEYEMPKTEALHARLKSENHLTVRIPEEEIL; this is encoded by the coding sequence ATGTCTCGTTTTTACTCCCGTGAAAACCTGCGTTTTTTATTGCATGAAGTCTTTAAAGCCGGATTGCTCAATCAACGCGAATACTTTAAAGACCATACTACTGAAAGTATGGATATGATGATAGACGCAGCAGAAGCCCTTGCAGTTAATTACCTGCGTCCTCTTTTAAGGGAGATGGATAATCAACCGCCCTATCTGGAAAACGGGCGGATAAAAGTGCATCCTGCCATGAAAGGTCTTATGCAACGGTTTGGGGAAGACGGCTGGATTAGTATGTCTGCTCCCTATGCATTGGGCGGCCAGCAAGCACCATTTATCATTTTGCAGGCTTGTGCTTTCATCATGGCAGCAGCCAATTACTCTACAATGGCTTACCCGTTTCTGACCACCGGGGCAGCCCATTTGATAGAGTCATTTGGCAGTGCGGAGCTCCAGCAGACTTTTATCCCCAAAATGTTCAGTGGAGCATGGCAGGGCACCATGGCACTTACCGAGCCGCAGGCAGGAAGCTCACTGAGCGATGTGATGACTCTGGCTCAACCTACGGATAAGGGCTATTATCTCATGAAAGGGCAGAAGGTTTTTATTTCCTGCGGTGATCATGATGCCTGCGAAAATATTGTACATCTGATGCTGGCGCGTATAATGGGAGCTCCTGTAGGTACGAAAGGCATTTCTCTGTTTGTGGTTCCGAGGTTGCGTCCAGAGGGGAATGAGCTGGTGTTCAATGATGTACATACCGCAGGTGTGTTTCATAAAATGGGATACCATGGAGCGCCAATAGCACATCTGATTATGGGTGAGTATAATAACTGCCGCGGATGGCTGGTTGGCGAGCCGCATAAAGGATTGGGTTATATGTTTCAGATGATGAATGAAGCACGGGTGGGCGTGGGCATACAAGCTTCAGCAATTGCTACGGCAGCTTATTACAATGCCCTGGAATATACCCGGGTGCGGTTACAGGGACGCAATGTCGCTGATAAAGATCCCGCAAAACCTCAGATACCGATAATTCGTCATGCAGATGTGAAGCGGATGCTTTTATTTCAAAAGGCTATAGTGGAGGGTTCACTGGCTTTATGCCTGCAGGCGGCCCTGTATTATGATCTATGGAAGACCGGTAAAGGAGAGGAGGCCGAAGAAAATTTCCTGAAGCTGGAGTTACTGACACCGGTGGTAAAGTCCTATCCGGCTGAAATGAGCATTCTGGCTACGAGTGCGGCTCTGCAGTGTTTTGGCGGATATGGCTACACGAAGGACTATATGGCAGAGTTGTTTTACAGGGAAACACGCATTCATACCCTCCACGAGGGTGTTACAGCAATTCACGGTATTGACTTGCTGGGGCGTAAAGTGCCCCTTCAGGGTGGACGAGCCACCATGTTGCTTATTCAGGAGGTAATGCGGGATATTGACCGATCGCGCTATTCAGAGCGTCTTGAGTCGTATGCTATCAGACTGGAAGAAGAAGTAATAAAGCTGCAGCAGATTACTCAGCATCTGATGGAAACTGCTCAGACCGAGGGAGCGGAGGTATTTCTTGCGGATGCCACACTTTATCTGGAGCTGTTTGGAATAATTGCCGTGGGGTGGCAGTGGCTGAAACAGGGATACACTGCGGAGGAATTGCTGAAACAAGGTTCGGCATCTTATACCCGGGAATTTTTGCATTCCAAAATGTATGCGCTGCAATACTTTTATGAGTATGAAATGCCTAAAACCGAGGCTTTACATGCCCGTCTGAAAAGTGAGAATCACCTAACGGTAAGAATTCCGGAGGAGGAAATACTCTGA
- the glnA gene encoding glutamine synthetase translates to MNPKQFFEFARKHKAEMVDLKFVDLLGTWQHCTYPIELWDESIFEDGLGFDGSSIRGWQGIHVSDMLAVPDPATALLDPFFKEPTVSVIANIVDPETRKRYSRDPRYVASKGVEYLKKTGIADTAYIGPEPEFFIFDEIRFEQNQHTGFYKIDSVEGAWNTNRIEEPNLGYKPSYKGGYFPVSPTDTYHDLRGEMVNEMRKIGIKVEAHHHEVATGGQSEIDMRFADLLTMSDQFMWYKYIVKNVAKRYGKTVTFMPKPIFQDNGSGMHTHFSLWKRGKPLFAGNKYAGLSDIALHAIGGVLKHAAAILAFAAPTTNSYRRLVPGFEAPVNLVYSQRNRSAAVRIPMYSNNPKAKRFEFRCPDPSCNGYLTFTAILMAALDGITNKIDPGEPLDVDIYELSESELKKFRHVPASLGEALDALEKDHDFLLKGDVFTEDLIETWISYKRKNELAELALRPHPYEFYLYYDN, encoded by the coding sequence ATGAATCCCAAACAATTTTTTGAATTTGCCCGCAAGCACAAAGCCGAAATGGTGGATCTCAAGTTTGTGGATTTGTTGGGCACCTGGCAACACTGCACGTATCCGATTGAGTTATGGGATGAAAGCATTTTTGAGGACGGGCTGGGTTTTGACGGCTCTTCTATCAGAGGATGGCAGGGCATTCATGTGAGTGATATGCTTGCAGTGCCGGATCCGGCTACCGCTCTATTAGATCCCTTTTTCAAAGAGCCCACCGTAAGCGTTATCGCCAACATTGTAGATCCCGAAACCCGGAAGCGTTATTCTCGTGACCCCCGCTATGTAGCCAGCAAGGGAGTAGAATATCTGAAAAAAACCGGCATTGCAGATACCGCCTATATAGGTCCTGAGCCTGAATTTTTCATATTTGACGAGATTAGGTTTGAGCAAAACCAGCATACCGGGTTCTATAAAATTGATTCTGTGGAAGGGGCATGGAATACCAACCGTATTGAGGAGCCCAACCTGGGATACAAACCCAGTTATAAGGGAGGTTATTTTCCGGTAAGTCCTACCGATACTTATCATGATCTGCGCGGGGAAATGGTCAATGAGATGCGAAAAATTGGCATTAAGGTAGAAGCCCATCATCATGAAGTGGCTACCGGAGGCCAGAGCGAAATTGACATGCGCTTTGCGGACTTGCTCACCATGTCAGATCAGTTTATGTGGTATAAATACATCGTAAAAAATGTGGCCAAGCGCTATGGCAAAACGGTAACCTTTATGCCCAAGCCTATATTTCAGGACAACGGAAGCGGCATGCATACCCACTTCTCACTGTGGAAACGCGGTAAGCCGCTGTTTGCCGGCAATAAATATGCAGGCCTCAGTGATATTGCGCTGCATGCTATTGGCGGAGTGCTAAAACATGCGGCAGCTATCCTGGCATTTGCAGCACCTACTACCAACTCGTACAGAAGACTTGTTCCAGGATTTGAAGCTCCGGTAAACCTGGTTTATTCACAGCGTAACCGCTCGGCAGCCGTGCGTATTCCGATGTATTCCAATAATCCCAAGGCAAAGCGTTTTGAGTTTCGTTGCCCCGATCCAAGCTGTAACGGATACCTCACTTTTACGGCTATCCTCATGGCTGCTTTAGATGGCATCACCAATAAAATTGATCCCGGAGAACCCCTTGATGTTGATATCTACGAGCTTTCGGAAAGTGAGTTAAAAAAGTTCCGTCATGTGCCGGCTTCACTGGGGGAAGCGCTGGATGCACTGGAAAAAGACCATGACTTCCTGCTGAAAGGAGATGTTTTTACCGAAGATCTTATTGAAACGTGGATATCTTACAAACGGAAAAATGAGCTGGCCGAACTGGCATTGCGGCCACATCCCTATGAATTTTATTTGTATTATGACAACTGA
- the amiC gene encoding putative amidase AmiC, producing the protein MTLPRKISVHNIGILKGLDATAIAEKIKKKEMTPAEAVACVHERAEKARELNAIVAEDYQKYVSGYQSRGFFAGVPTFIKDLVKLRGFPTRYGCEGMPPVVAKKNDKVVDQFLSAGFIALGKSATSEFGLLPSSESRLTGPTRNPVHTEYSTGGSSGGAGALVASGVVPLAHAMDGGGSIRIPASCCGLVGLKPSRGRLLGSMTKGLPVDIVTDGVLTETVRDTANFFAAMESYYKPAHLPEIGHVQGPASKRLRIALFTQSPAGIEAHPDVQRAVLDAGEICSKLGHHVEHIDNPYDDRILFDFLVYYCFNGWLLLTFGKLALHWKFNPEKTEPFTRGLHDYFCKLLLMVPGSFCRLRNKFVHDYNQLLNKYDVLMNPVLLTPTPRLEYHGPETGFISLVMRLNNFVNFTIVQNTTGAPAISLPLGACSNGLPIGVQFAARTGEERKLLELAFELEAAGAFRLGRDLGH; encoded by the coding sequence ATGACACTTCCCAGGAAAATTTCAGTCCACAATATAGGTATATTAAAAGGCCTTGACGCCACAGCCATTGCCGAAAAAATAAAGAAAAAAGAGATGACGCCTGCAGAAGCTGTGGCGTGTGTGCATGAACGGGCCGAAAAGGCGCGGGAGCTGAATGCAATTGTTGCGGAAGACTACCAAAAGTATGTATCCGGCTACCAAAGCCGGGGATTCTTTGCCGGAGTACCCACTTTTATTAAAGACCTCGTTAAACTTCGTGGTTTCCCTACCCGCTATGGATGTGAAGGCATGCCTCCGGTGGTCGCCAAAAAAAATGACAAAGTGGTAGATCAATTCTTATCAGCAGGGTTCATTGCACTGGGGAAAAGCGCAACCTCAGAATTCGGATTACTGCCCAGTTCGGAATCAAGGCTTACCGGGCCCACAAGGAATCCCGTCCATACGGAATATTCCACCGGAGGCTCATCCGGAGGTGCAGGTGCACTTGTGGCAAGTGGAGTTGTACCTCTGGCACACGCCATGGATGGAGGAGGATCTATCCGAATACCGGCATCCTGCTGTGGTTTGGTGGGGCTCAAGCCATCCAGAGGAAGACTGTTGGGCTCAATGACAAAAGGGTTGCCAGTAGATATCGTCACCGATGGCGTCCTGACGGAAACTGTTCGGGATACGGCCAACTTTTTTGCTGCCATGGAAAGTTATTATAAACCCGCCCACCTCCCGGAAATAGGCCATGTGCAAGGGCCTGCATCTAAACGTCTCCGCATAGCTCTGTTTACCCAGAGTCCGGCAGGTATTGAAGCACATCCCGATGTGCAACGTGCTGTGCTGGATGCAGGTGAAATCTGCAGCAAGCTCGGTCATCATGTTGAACATATTGACAACCCTTATGATGACCGCATATTATTTGATTTTCTAGTGTATTACTGCTTCAATGGATGGCTGCTGCTGACTTTTGGTAAATTGGCTCTTCATTGGAAATTCAACCCTGAAAAAACTGAACCCTTCACCCGGGGGTTGCATGATTATTTCTGCAAATTGCTGCTTATGGTGCCAGGAAGCTTTTGCAGACTAAGGAATAAGTTTGTACATGACTATAATCAGCTGTTGAATAAATATGATGTATTGATGAACCCCGTGTTGCTCACTCCAACACCGCGATTAGAGTATCACGGTCCTGAAACAGGATTTATTTCTCTGGTAATGCGGCTGAACAACTTCGTCAACTTTACCATTGTACAGAATACAACCGGAGCACCGGCCATCTCTCTTCCTCTGGGGGCTTGTTCCAACGGACTGCCCATAGGGGTTCAGTTTGCTGCTCGCACCGGAGAAGAACGTAAATTGCTTGAACTGGCATTTGAGCTGGAAGCAGCAGGTGCATTCCGATTAGGGCGCGATCTGGGTCACTAA
- a CDS encoding bifunctional NAD(P)H-hydrate repair enzyme, with product MKILSAAQIREADQYTIAHEPIASIDLMERAASVFVKWFTEKFPRGRKVKIFCGMGNNGGDGLAIARMLLGKGYDVEVYIVRYANSASADFLVNAERLKNQLPLQDITAETPFPEITKDDIVVDALWGSGLNRPITGFAANLIEHLNSSSATRIAIDIPSGLYADRFSDSVKFKADFTLSFELPKLAFLLPSGAEYAGEWTVKSIGLHQGFIQNTDTDNFLVTAELVKPFIRTRKKFDHKGTFGHALLFCGSYGKIGAARLCTEACLRAGAGMATACIPRCGYTALQTAVSEAMVVADKEENFLSAFPELHPFSAIGAGPGIGTNPVTAQALKKLLENTQSPLVLDADALNILAQNKEWLKILPPNCILTPHPKEFERLFGKTANDFERLALQKSMARQYQVYIILKLAHTSICTPQGITYFNTTGNPGMATAGSGDVLTGIITGLLCQGYPPDKSAILGVYWHGLAGDFAAEQLGQPSMIAGDIIHHLGNAFKKISGS from the coding sequence ATGAAAATTCTTTCCGCTGCCCAGATCCGCGAAGCCGACCAATACACAATAGCACATGAACCGATTGCTTCCATAGACCTTATGGAGCGAGCTGCCAGCGTGTTTGTAAAATGGTTTACCGAAAAATTTCCACGTGGAAGGAAAGTGAAAATATTCTGTGGTATGGGCAACAACGGTGGCGATGGTCTTGCCATTGCCAGAATGCTGCTGGGTAAAGGCTATGATGTGGAAGTGTATATTGTGCGCTATGCCAATTCTGCTTCGGCTGATTTTCTTGTCAATGCAGAGCGATTAAAAAATCAACTACCCCTGCAGGATATAACAGCAGAAACTCCATTTCCGGAAATCACGAAAGATGACATTGTTGTGGATGCACTCTGGGGATCCGGATTGAACCGACCCATTACAGGCTTTGCAGCAAATCTTATTGAGCACCTCAACAGCTCTTCCGCTACGCGAATAGCCATAGATATTCCTTCTGGCCTGTATGCCGACCGCTTCAGCGATTCGGTGAAATTTAAGGCTGACTTTACACTTTCCTTTGAATTACCTAAGCTGGCTTTTCTTCTCCCAAGTGGAGCTGAATATGCAGGAGAATGGACGGTGAAGAGCATAGGATTACACCAGGGATTTATTCAGAATACAGATACAGATAATTTTCTTGTCACAGCTGAACTGGTAAAACCTTTTATCCGTACGCGCAAAAAGTTTGATCATAAAGGCACCTTCGGTCATGCACTCCTCTTCTGCGGAAGTTACGGGAAAATAGGGGCAGCACGACTATGTACTGAGGCTTGTCTCCGGGCAGGTGCAGGAATGGCTACAGCCTGCATACCCAGGTGCGGATATACCGCTTTGCAGACTGCCGTGAGCGAAGCGATGGTCGTTGCGGACAAAGAAGAAAACTTTTTAAGCGCCTTTCCCGAACTGCATCCTTTCAGTGCAATCGGTGCAGGACCGGGAATAGGCACAAACCCTGTCACCGCACAGGCCCTAAAAAAACTGCTGGAAAACACACAGTCCCCTTTGGTGCTGGATGCAGACGCACTGAATATCCTCGCGCAAAACAAAGAATGGTTGAAAATATTACCGCCCAATTGCATTCTTACCCCGCATCCCAAGGAATTTGAGCGTCTGTTCGGAAAAACAGCCAATGATTTTGAACGTCTGGCATTACAAAAATCCATGGCCAGGCAATATCAGGTCTATATCATACTTAAACTTGCACATACCAGCATTTGTACGCCCCAAGGCATAACTTACTTTAATACAACAGGCAATCCGGGCATGGCCACTGCCGGTTCGGGTGATGTGCTCACAGGAATAATTACCGGATTACTTTGCCAGGGCTATCCGCCAGACAAAAGCGCTATACTTGGGGTTTACTGGCATGGTCTGGCCGGTGATTTTGCAGCAGAACAACTCGGTCAGCCCTCTATGATTGCGGGTGATATCATACATCATCTCGGAAACGCCTTTAAAAAAATCAGCGGCAGTTGA